ttgtaagtctgttattaataaaatatagtttattattacattgtatcttgtatcttgctcttaattgtactgtaattcttgatatgtattttttgtatagaactgtaagtcgccctgcgtaagggcgtctgctaagaaattaataataataataataataataataataataataataataataatatacagtagttgGCAACAGTCTAGAAGAGTGCCATGCATATAACATGACTGCACAAGGAAGTAATGactttataataaaacatacacaatGTTCATTAACTGACATTTGCTATAATGATTTATTATTCTAAATACAGTAGATGAAACATTGAAAATCTTACAAACTCAAATACagaatgaaaaaatacatttaactggGGTTCTGTCAACCTAAAACTGAACTCTGGAGTCAATTAGAAATGTGTCTGTTCAAAAAATAAATCTGCTCACATTACTTACTCATATAAATAGGTCTGTATCAGGTGACAGCAACTGATGTATTTCCAGTCCATTAAGTACCAGCTATAGTCATGGATCATTCATTACGCCATCACTGAGGAACCTTGGATTATTAATATTACAGGCTGAAAAGGATGAAAGAATCTTCCATTCAGTTCCTGAAAATTGTTTACAAAAAGGTGTCTTGCGTGGCTGAGACAATGATAGAGTGATCTCGTTATGGATCAAGAGACCGGCTTGAATGTGTTTATTGATTTTGGTGGGAATTGAAAAAAAGCCAAATAAAAAGCACTTTCCTCTTGTAAGATGCAATTTTCgcagtttaagaaaaaataataatccctTGAGTTTCTGGAAGATTGAGGTTCTGTGGCAAGAAACATTACTGCAGCTGTACTATGTTCTGTAGAAAGTGTGAAAGACTTGGTGTTTTAAACATGCCGCAGTTTTAcagactttattttcattttgactcGGATATCAGTTTATCCTGACACGACACTCAAAATTTATTTCCTGTGCAGCATTTGTTAGGTCCCACCTGAGCCTTCTGTGCATATGACAGTGAGTTAATATGAgttctttaatattatttttattatttgtttattttacaagcccttttctttaaccactggaccacacagcctcctgttgcacaggaagtgaatgcaTAGTCAGCTATCCGGTCAAAAAAGCCTCGCTTGACTTGCAAATAAACAAAACGTTATTACTTCTTTAATTTTTTGTTATATCCATAATATGGTATCATGTTGGTTTTAAATAGCTATGAATCATTCTGCCTTGAATTGATTttacaaaaatactttaaaatgcttTTTGTGTTTCAGTGAAGGCCATGGGAAATTGACAGTGTTTTCTGTAAAAGCTATGCTGTCTACAATGTGTGGTGGAAAAATAGTGGATAAACTAAGGTGTAAGTATACTTAAGAATAATGTATTATTTGAAGACAATGCTGTTGAATTTAATTTATTGATTGAGCCTGTGCCTTGCAGATTTCTAACCATGAGCTCCATCCAGTGGTTTCTGTAAAGACTTGAATTGTAAAATAACTGCAAGCTTTGTCATTGCATGTATCAGAAATTAAAGAACAGATGTCTGcagataaaagtaaaataaataggttTCCATATCAGATCTGCAAATAACTTTGGGATGGAATTCTTACAGAAAGGTTGTTATAAGAACAGTACAATTGTAATTAATTAACAACAATTTGTGACATGATTCTCCTGAACTGCAAAGATAAATGTTATGCTTAAATTAACTGTAGTTAGTAATTCCAATTTACAAGTattgcaaacaaaaaagaaagttatTTCTTTGGAATAGACAATAATGAAAAACTTAACTATTTACTACATATATCTAGATTGTAGCACTGAAGCTTATTGGAAAATATTGAATTGATACTGCAGTGAGTTTTATAGCCATTATATATTATTTGGTACAATTGTAGCTTATATTACAATGTGCTCTCTGGATAGCTATTATTATCCCTTTGGTAATGgttaattacatattttatacattttcaaaCTGTCTTGTTTGCTTACAATGCCTTGACGTTGTCTGTATAACTTGGTACCACCATTCCTAGGGATGAGCTGAGACATGGAGAATAGTGTAACACTGACACGTTTGCTATTCTCTCTGTAAGTGGTAAAGCTTAACTGTGTGTTGTTTAACTAAATTATCCAAGTGCATGCAAAAATGTTACACCTAAATCATATTAATGGTACCTGATATGTAACTCCTTAGAGgtaaaaatgttttagaaaagctAAAACCACTTACCCACTCAACTTAGATCTTCAGTATTATTCTTCCTTTCCTGTCAGactgcaactatatatatatatatatatatatatatatatatatatatatatatatatatatatatatatatatatataatatatgatgtatttttaaatgtgatacaTCTCCAAGCTCTGCAAACCTGGTCATCAGTCAACTTTGAAGAAGTTACTGCAAAGAGGTATACAGTAAAAGTGCATGACATACGGTAGTATACCTGGACTTCCAAATACAAACAAACTGACAAAGTGCAGCACTAAAGACTAATCATACAGTTGAAATCAGTGACAACAAGAAACCTCCAGGTGGAGCCATGTACTCAGTGGAGTGCTGCAGGGATCTGTGCTTGGACCCCTGTTGTTTCCGATCTACATAAATGACTTCAGAGGATAATCAGCGAGCTTGtgaaatttgcagatgacacaaagctTGGGGGAGCGGCTGTCTAGTCCTAGGTGTCCCAAAATTCCCATATACTCAAAATCTTATGTCTTGTAACCATCTGCCACTAAGATCGATTTGAACCACAGTCTACCACCATTTCCATCAATGGAATAATTCAGTCTGCTCATGGGTATGTAGGCCTCAGAACACAGAAATGTATTGTGACACATTCATTGTGTCTTATGGAGGCACAGTACAATACCACATACAACTGAGTCTCGCTGTATGTCACAATGCATCATTTGCATATGGGTGCTTGATATCAGATAGACTGGGCTAGAGCAAATTCAGTTCACTTTCATCTCGGTCCCAGTGGCAAATGAAAAACAAGGTATTGGTAATGACTGACTTTATGGGGTGTTTAAGAGAAAGATAATATAGTCAGCAAGACCTGTTGATAAATTAACcctatgttttatgttttttttatttcttccagaCATATTTTCTCAGATTTCAGACTCTAATGGAATGATGATATATACAAAGTTTGATCAGTTTTTGAGAGAAATATTAAAGCTCCCGACAGCTGTGTTTGAAGGCCCTTCTTTTGGATACACAGAACATTCGGTTCGAACGTGTTTTCCACAACAGGTAAATAAAACAATCCCTATCTTCATCAAGACTACAACAATTGCCTGTTCAAGTATTTTCTTAGTCAGTGACATTCTGCAGCATATTTGGAATTGTTTGATTTCAGCACTCTTGAATACGAAGTATAGGCATACAAAATAGTACATCTAAAATTAGGATTTATCGCATAACTGAGTCTGAAAGTTGATACAACACTGTGCGTAACTTAATCTGCCACAAACCTAGTAAAATTAGGGcaagtttttttaattgcaaattAGTACCATGTCATTGCAAGCTGAAGAAGACAGCCAGATACTGATATGTCATTGCAGgctcaaatatatatttgtggATAACAAGACTgaggagtattattattattattattattattattattattattattattattattattattattattcactacCCCAGACTAGGCAAACCAAATTCTTTAATACCAGAAGTTTCTGTGGACAAAAAAGCTCAATTATCTTTAACAAACAGATGGCGCCATCTGAGATTTTAATCGCTAGCTTATACTGAGCTGATCTTAGTCATTCTATAGCTTCTACAGTAGAAATAGTGTGCAATGATTTTTTTAGCCAAGAGCATTAAAAATGGTGTAGTCTGCTACTCATATCAAAGAAAAAGCAAAGGCCGATTTTTGCTGAAACAAATGGCCTGGGTGGGTTGTTGGAAACATACCTTTTTCTTCTTAGGGTTTACTCTTGTAAACCAGATTTTGATGTGCCTCTAGCCATCAACAGTACTCAACACATCGTACACCCATTTAAAATTAGTTCTTGCTGGACAGTTAATATGTAACATGAagtcaaattctttttttttttttttttttaactgtaatatgtgtttgttttgtttttttgtttttttttccttgtatgGAATTCTGTGGTATTGTTGGACCAATACTCTACAGATCTGATGTTCAATATAAAGCTTTACTGAAACCCTGTGCAGTGGAATTGAGAGTTTAGCCCTCTAATCATACAATCTGATCACAATTCAAGGTTCTTCCAGGTCCATATACTAAGCAGCATCCGTCATGTGCTGCTAGCTACAGCCAATCCTATTAGAGCTTGCGTCACTGGAAACAACACAAGCAGACATGATACAAAAAGCCATATTCACAAATAATTTAACactgtgctattttattttttaaagggagaTTTCCATGGTGATTAATACAAGAGCCCTTACTGTACCTGCACCTTATTTGTTTCTTGTTAATTCTGCAATATTAGCAGATTTGTTCGTTTTACAAACAAATGGTGCACGCGCTATTGACATCACCAGAGACCCCTCCCTTGCTTTTCATAACAAGCTAGTATGTTTGTGGAATATGTATCAAGACTTTTGTGGTACAGTGTTACAATCCCCTCTACACTGCCACTGTTAAATCTTTACTTTGGGTGAACTGGACAAGACACCTTAAGTcgttcatattttatttattttggctttttttttatcaaaactgggttttaatctttttttttttttgtttggtttgttttgttccaGAAAAAGATTGCGCTGAATGTGTTTTTAGATGCATTAATGGCTGACCCACCTCCCCAATGCCTGGTCTGGCTACCTCTTATGCACCGACTGGCCAATGTGGAGAATGGTAAACTGCAGTTCTGTTCTTATGAATCATTAAGTCTCTCTCGTCAATTAAAATGCCTGTTGTCCAGAAAAAAATCAGTTTCTATGTTTTTTGCTGACAAAAATTCCACAAGACacctttttttcaaagtaaaaattAAGTCATTGATAACACTTGATCATAAATTCTTTCCCCGGTATCCTTTATCAATACGAGTACACCACTTTAAATCATTCAAATTCACCAAATCTATAGGACCACCGTATTAACAAGTTGGGAAACAGACATTATCCTAGTGGTTGAAATCTAAGTACAGTATAAGCAATTTAGTTATGCTATGAACTTAATTTTGAACAGTTCTGTATCTCGATTATGTACAGCAATATTTGTCATAATGAAAGGAAACCTACATCATTCTGATCTTTGAGTTTCATGTTGAAGGCTTGGTTAAGAAATCCtaccccaattttttttttttttttcagtcttccATCCTGTGGAATGTTCATATTGTCATAATGAAAGCATGATGGGATTTAGGTACCGATGCCAACAGTGCCACAATTACCAACTCTGCCAGAACTGTTTTTGGCGTGGTCATGCCAGCGGCACCCACAGCAACCAACACCAGATGAAGGAACATTCTTCTTGGGTAAGAAACATTCTTTTGCATCGAATGCAAATTATAAAACCCTGAGTCTCCATGTCCAGTTGTGTTTCCACAAACACAACCTACAGTATAATGTTTATTTATAAGGATTATGGtgtatagttttatttttgttgttttgttttttaaaccacttATACTTTGGTACCAGACCTCTGTCTCATAACTTGATCCTGTTCATTTGAAACCTGAAAGCTTCAGGACAGGCATGTGGAAACAAAACCGTGTCGGGACAGAAGCCCTGTTGCTGTAAATAGTTTGTGTGTGTcggaatgtaagtttggcagggatggggttaaatctatcccggCCAGCAATCACATGTGTGGCCATGCCCCATttagataattggtgctaattggggaatggccacatgtataaaaggaaggaAAACCCCTTTGTCtgggagggagaaggagaggctaatgctaatgctaatgctaatgcCAATGCCAATGCCAATGCCAATGCCCAGCCTATAGTACATATtgctttgtttaaccttttattttggcccttgtgcctgtttatttgttgttttgtttattaaatgtgcactctagtgcttaaactgcaaaattaaaaacaggaacaaataaacaggcacaagggccaaaataaacagttaaacaaaacaatatgtactataggctgggcattagcctttgCTATATgtatacaaacacacattaaaacacCCGCATACTCCTTCCACATACCATTTTAGACATGCTTCTCAAGATCCAATTGTCTGAACCCTCTAAAGATAGAGATGGTGATTTCATTCCATGCTGTAATGCACGTGCTGTAAGTTTATTTTTGCTGTCAGTTTGTGTGTTcgctttaatataaaaaaaaaactctacagcCGTTGCAAGTAATGAAAAAAGCTTAAAATGTGTAGCTCTGTTCCCCGGTTGACTTCTTATCCAGCACACGCCTCCCTGCTACGTGATGACGTAGTTCCCTCGGGTACTAAATAGCAAACCAGGCCAAAAAAAACGTCCGCAGCCGTGGCGGTGGAAACGGGTTAAAGACAGGGAGTTCTTGCATAGTATATTCATAAGAACAgtgaagttcaaaataaaaggTACCTTGACCACTGTAATAAATTAGATGCAGAGTAATATAGATCTCATAGTGTGTAGAGTAACTCTGTGAAAATTGGCACTTGATAACAGGACCATTGCTTAGTTCATGCTGGTATGTGTTAGTAGTGTATTTCTGGAACACAGGTACTATTTAGAAAATGACTTTGCTAAGCAGCCTGTGCATGTTAATGAAGGTATGTGTTATCAGCCCTCCTGACTGTAATGTGTGGTATGTTGTTTGTCATGATTAGAAAAGACTTCCCAGATGTTTTATACTCCCACATGAAATCTTACACAGATGAATCTGCTCTATTCAAGCTCCCAAAGCTGCCACACACTCTGAATGCATTGTGAATCAAGATAACTGGAGCTGCTGCCTACTGTTTAAAAGCAAACATAGCATATGGTATGCTGATTATCTGTTTTGTGATGACTATTCAACACTTTAATTTGCTATGGTGTTCCATCCTACTTTTTATAAATCTTTTTAACCCCTTTATTGAACTGACCCACATTTCTTACTGCTAGAATCTAGTCACAATGGCAACCTTGGACCTCAAATTCTGTACTTTCGAACAGTTATAAAGTGCCGGTAATGTGTGCaagttattatttttcaaaaatgtgtttgtgaCACATTGTATAAGAGATGCAGAAAAAAAGAGTTGCACTTCAAAGGAATATATCTCGTCTGTCTCTGCATACACCTACACTAGTCATGGATTA
This sequence is a window from Acipenser ruthenus chromosome 6, fAciRut3.2 maternal haplotype, whole genome shotgun sequence. Protein-coding genes within it:
- the dtnbb gene encoding dystrobrevin, beta b isoform X5 → MIDEGGKRGKTVAEKRQLFMEMRAQNFDVIRLSTYRTACKLRFIQKRCNLHLVDVWNMIEAFRDNGLNTLDHNAEINVSRLETIISSIYYQLNKRLPTTHQINVDQSISLLLNFMIASYDSEGHGKLTVFSVKAMLSTMCGGKIVDKLRYIFSQISDSNGMMIYTKFDQFLREILKLPTAVFEGPSFGYTEHSVRTCFPQQKKIALNVFLDALMADPPPQCLVWLPLMHRLANVENVFHPVECSYCHNESMMGFRYRCQQCHNYQLCQNCFWRGHASGTHSNQHQMKEHSSWKSPAKKLSHAISKSLGCVPSREPSHPMFPEQPEKPLDLAHIVHHPGS